From a single Micrococcales bacterium genomic region:
- a CDS encoding aspartate-semialdehyde dehydrogenase, protein MDVGVFGATGQVGGVMRTLLAQRNFPLDRVRYFASARSAGTTLPWGDDQLIVEDAATADFSGLDIALFSAGATTSRAIAPKVAAAGAVVVDNSSAFRMDPEVPLVVAEVNPGALDSIPKGIVANPNCTTMAAMPALKPLHEDAGLVRLIVSTYQAVSGAGLAGVNELQEQVLAGAKDDNLPGLTYDGGAVGLPEPSKFPGTIAFNVLAQAGNFVDDGSGETDEEQKLRNESRKILDIPDLRVSGTCVRVPVFTGHSLSIHAEFQRPMSVARARQLLQDAPGVVVTEVPTPLQAAGQDPSYVGRFRQDGENGLAFFVSNDNLRKGAALNAIQIAELLAAR, encoded by the coding sequence ATGGACGTAGGAGTCTTCGGAGCAACCGGCCAGGTCGGCGGGGTCATGCGCACCCTGCTGGCGCAGCGCAACTTCCCGCTGGATCGTGTGCGCTACTTCGCCTCGGCGCGCAGCGCGGGGACGACGCTGCCGTGGGGTGACGACCAGCTCATCGTCGAGGACGCCGCCACAGCGGACTTCTCGGGTCTCGACATCGCGCTTTTCTCCGCCGGTGCCACCACCAGCCGCGCCATCGCGCCGAAGGTGGCCGCCGCGGGGGCGGTCGTCGTGGACAACTCCTCGGCGTTCCGCATGGATCCCGAGGTGCCGCTGGTGGTGGCCGAGGTCAACCCCGGGGCGCTGGACTCCATTCCCAAGGGCATCGTCGCCAACCCCAACTGCACGACCATGGCCGCCATGCCGGCCCTCAAACCGCTGCACGAGGACGCCGGCCTGGTGCGGCTGATCGTGAGCACGTACCAGGCGGTGTCCGGCGCCGGTTTGGCAGGCGTGAACGAGTTGCAGGAGCAGGTGCTCGCCGGCGCCAAGGACGACAACCTGCCGGGCCTGACCTATGACGGCGGCGCGGTCGGCCTGCCCGAACCGTCGAAGTTCCCCGGCACCATCGCGTTCAACGTACTCGCCCAGGCCGGGAACTTCGTCGACGACGGCTCGGGGGAGACCGACGAGGAGCAGAAGCTGCGCAACGAGAGTCGCAAGATCCTCGACATCCCGGACCTGCGGGTCTCCGGGACCTGCGTGCGGGTGCCGGTGTTCACCGGGCACAGCCTGTCGATCCATGCGGAGTTCCAGCGGCCGATGAGCGTTGCCCGGGCCCGGCAGTTGTTGCAGGACGCCCCGGGTGTGGTGGTCACGGAGGTGCCGACGCCGCTGCAGGCCGCCGGCCAGGACCCCAGTTATGTGGGGCGGTTCCGGCAGGACGGGGAGAACGGGTTGGCCTTCTTCGTCAGCAACGACAACCTGCGGAAAGGGGCGGCGCTCAACGCGATCCAGATCGCGGAGTTGCTCGCGGCGCGGTGA
- a CDS encoding molybdopterin-dependent oxidoreductase, whose protein sequence is MPLADIRAAAGLISRARRGIFMWSMGLTHHEHGTDNIRALGNLALARGFLGQPGAGLMPIRGHSNIQGVGSMGVSPTLKGAFANELERRFGIVVPAAGQDTHASMRAAERGEIDVAVLVGGNLWGSNPDSEWAARAMRNIDVTVSLTTKLNPGHFHGNGRTMVILPVLARDEEAQATTQESMFNYVRLSDGGYPAIAQELRSETDVLAGLAHEAMGADRFDWTALRSHRNLRDAIAAVVPGYEPVSRIESDGEFQVGGRTFHEPEFLTDDGRARFRVVEVPSPVPGFQLMTIRSEGQFNTVVYDDEDLYRGNTSRDVVMLNAVDAALLRVREGDSVEVRSSVGSMRVRAAIIDIARKCVAMYFPEANVLVDSRLDPQSQTPAFKSVPVELRKV, encoded by the coding sequence GTGCCGCTGGCCGACATCCGTGCCGCCGCCGGTCTGATCTCGCGGGCCCGCCGGGGCATCTTCATGTGGTCCATGGGGCTGACCCACCACGAGCACGGAACGGACAACATCCGTGCCTTGGGTAATCTCGCGCTGGCGCGGGGATTCCTCGGCCAGCCGGGTGCCGGCTTGATGCCCATCCGCGGCCATTCCAACATCCAGGGGGTCGGCTCGATGGGGGTGTCGCCGACGCTGAAGGGAGCGTTCGCCAACGAGTTGGAGCGGCGGTTCGGGATCGTGGTGCCCGCCGCGGGTCAGGACACGCACGCCTCCATGCGGGCCGCGGAACGGGGCGAGATCGACGTGGCCGTGCTGGTGGGCGGCAATCTGTGGGGCAGCAACCCGGACAGCGAGTGGGCGGCACGGGCGATGCGGAACATCGACGTCACGGTGTCCTTGACGACCAAGCTCAACCCGGGGCATTTCCACGGCAACGGCCGCACGATGGTGATCCTCCCCGTGCTTGCCCGTGACGAGGAGGCGCAGGCCACGACGCAGGAGTCGATGTTCAACTACGTGCGGCTCTCCGACGGCGGCTATCCGGCCATCGCGCAGGAGTTGCGGTCGGAGACCGACGTGCTGGCCGGCCTCGCGCATGAGGCGATGGGTGCCGACCGGTTCGACTGGACGGCCCTGCGCTCGCACCGCAACCTCCGGGACGCCATCGCCGCCGTAGTGCCCGGCTACGAACCGGTGTCACGCATCGAGTCCGACGGGGAGTTCCAGGTCGGTGGGCGCACGTTCCACGAGCCGGAGTTCTTGACCGACGATGGGAGGGCGCGCTTCCGGGTGGTCGAGGTGCCGTCGCCGGTGCCCGGGTTCCAGTTGATGACGATCCGCTCCGAGGGGCAGTTCAACACGGTCGTGTATGACGACGAGGACCTGTACCGGGGCAACACGTCGCGCGACGTGGTGATGCTCAACGCCGTAGACGCCGCGCTACTGAGGGTGCGCGAGGGAGACTCGGTGGAGGTGAGATCGTCGGTTGGGAGCATGCGGGTGCGTGCGGCGATCATCGATATCGCCCGCAAATGTGTGGCGATGTACTTCCCCGAGGCCAACGTCCTTGTCGACTCCCGGCTCGACCCCCAGTCGCAGACGCCGGCGTTCAAATCGGTGCCGGTGGAGTTGCGGAAGGTGTGA
- a CDS encoding LURP-one-related family protein codes for MGLRDRVHERRAEDAGHTFYTMRQKLWSIGDDFWIQDNHGNRAYKVDGKALRVRETLKFEDAQGNELFKIQERMARVRDTMVIEDASGNTVATVKKAVISPIRDRWHVSVEGGPDISIKGNIVDHEYTMESDGGQVAEVSKRWLRVADSYGVEVGPGQNPALVLALVAVIDEMAHPDR; via the coding sequence ATGGGTTTACGCGACCGGGTGCATGAGCGCCGTGCGGAGGACGCCGGCCACACCTTCTACACGATGCGCCAGAAGCTGTGGTCGATCGGGGATGACTTCTGGATTCAGGACAACCACGGCAACCGTGCCTACAAGGTTGACGGCAAGGCGCTGCGTGTGCGGGAGACCCTGAAGTTCGAGGATGCGCAGGGCAACGAACTGTTCAAGATCCAGGAGCGCATGGCCCGCGTGCGCGACACCATGGTCATCGAGGATGCCAGTGGCAACACCGTGGCGACGGTGAAGAAGGCCGTCATCAGCCCGATCCGCGACAGGTGGCACGTGTCGGTCGAGGGGGGACCGGACATCTCCATCAAGGGGAACATCGTCGACCACGAGTACACGATGGAGTCCGACGGCGGCCAGGTGGCGGAGGTGTCGAAGCGCTGGCTGCGGGTGGCTGACTCCTACGGCGTCGAGGTCGGCCCGGGCCAGAACCCCGCCCTGGTCCTGGCGCTCGTGGCCGTCATCGATGAGATGGCCCACCCGGACCGGTGA
- a CDS encoding transcriptional regulator produces MATRVIAEPKGRGRPAMLFSSGVAQEVDPRVRDYAHLAAALATVVAQRSADPAGDARAAGQRWGEEMVAGKRPRSAIAARTEVVAILDDLGFDPQADARVRSVALRRCPLLDVAREHPEVVCQVHLGLISGALQRMGREDPQVELLPFAEPGACRLHLR; encoded by the coding sequence TTGGCCACGCGCGTGATCGCCGAGCCCAAGGGCCGCGGCCGCCCGGCGATGCTCTTCAGCTCCGGTGTCGCGCAGGAGGTGGACCCCCGCGTCCGCGACTACGCCCACCTGGCTGCGGCGCTGGCCACGGTTGTGGCGCAACGTTCGGCGGACCCGGCCGGCGATGCCCGTGCCGCCGGTCAGCGCTGGGGCGAGGAGATGGTGGCGGGCAAGCGCCCGAGATCGGCGATCGCCGCCCGGACCGAGGTGGTCGCGATCCTCGACGACCTCGGCTTCGACCCGCAGGCCGACGCGCGCGTCCGGTCGGTGGCGTTACGCCGGTGCCCGCTGCTCGACGTCGCGCGCGAGCATCCGGAGGTGGTGTGCCAGGTGCACCTCGGGCTGATCAGCGGCGCGCTGCAGCGGATGGGACGGGAGGATCCGCAGGTGGAGTTGCTGCCCTTCGCCGAGCCGGGCGCGTGCCGGCTGCACCTGCGGTGA
- a CDS encoding DUF2249 domain-containing protein encodes MNTELPVTSSCRCGESHDGDPVLDARTIPHAIRHAAIFGALDSLRPGKAIELIAPHEPLPLLAQIDTRYNGAMRITYLQQGPEEWRLRLARA; translated from the coding sequence ATGAACACTGAACTGCCTGTCACCTCGAGTTGCCGTTGTGGGGAATCGCACGACGGCGATCCCGTCCTGGACGCGCGCACCATCCCGCACGCCATCCGTCACGCCGCCATTTTCGGCGCGCTCGACTCCTTGCGGCCCGGCAAGGCCATCGAACTCATCGCGCCGCACGAACCGCTGCCACTCCTGGCGCAGATCGACACCCGCTACAACGGCGCGATGCGAATCACCTACCTGCAGCAGGGCCCCGAAGAGTGGCGACTGCGGCTGGCGCGCGCCTGA
- a CDS encoding MOSC domain-containing protein — MRLSGLFVYPIKSCAGMAVQTRRLDATGLEGDRSYMVVDEDGRFLTQREEPRLALVRPEPGEPLTVATPGGSAPAIPGARLEVSVWDYGCSALDCGDQAAALLSDHLGRTCRLVTLTPEHDRPSDRAGGRVGFSDGYPLLVMTESSLAELNARLPTPLPMNRFRPNMVVAGSPAFDEDHWQRIEVGSIPVDIVKPCARCAITRVDQQTGIRGDGEPLRTLGTFRKAKGGVMFGQNAVHRAFGELAVGDEITVVQRA; from the coding sequence ATGCGGCTCAGCGGTTTGTTCGTCTACCCCATCAAGTCGTGCGCCGGCATGGCGGTGCAGACCCGGCGTCTCGATGCGACGGGACTCGAAGGTGACCGCTCGTACATGGTGGTCGACGAAGATGGCCGGTTCCTCACCCAGCGTGAGGAGCCGCGACTGGCGCTGGTGCGGCCCGAGCCGGGTGAACCGCTGACGGTGGCCACGCCGGGGGGATCGGCGCCGGCGATCCCTGGCGCCCGGCTCGAGGTCTCGGTGTGGGACTACGGATGCTCGGCGCTGGATTGCGGTGATCAGGCCGCCGCGTTACTCTCCGACCACCTCGGACGGACCTGCCGTCTGGTGACGCTGACGCCTGAGCACGACCGGCCCTCCGACCGCGCCGGCGGCCGAGTCGGGTTCTCCGACGGATACCCGCTGCTGGTCATGACCGAGTCGTCACTCGCCGAACTCAACGCCCGGCTGCCCACGCCCCTCCCCATGAATCGTTTCCGTCCCAACATGGTCGTGGCGGGGTCGCCAGCCTTCGACGAGGACCACTGGCAGCGCATCGAGGTCGGCTCGATCCCGGTGGACATCGTGAAGCCGTGCGCCCGGTGCGCGATCACCCGCGTAGACCAGCAGACCGGAATCCGCGGGGACGGTGAGCCGCTGCGCACCCTCGGGACCTTCCGCAAAGCCAAGGGGGGCGTCATGTTCGGGCAGAACGCCGTGCACCGCGCATTCGGGGAGCTCGCCGTCGGTGACGAGATCACCGTCGTGCAGCGGGCATGA
- a CDS encoding DUF222 domain-containing protein: MAVLEVSRPAMRRTRIRQSLPTDHPPILDQIADLLNQLPDPLDLSSDQVVGAMTTTAELRNRFDAYLTDLAGTADATHISKSLRAGTTGMLVATATGANPATGSAIVGTARALRTLPHVAQAYRDGQISTPHVHALREAATRITDFTDLEPALVEMATTIEPIELRRILTLLIGQCQPDHDHTKQRDKRGLSLSETPNGMYRLDGWLDAIEGRRLRDTLTAFTDPGLPGDTRTPTQARADALADILAAANANTRPLGVSGLSRPRRPRHLPDGLGATLDDGHPIGPDTFDLLSCATACAVIFGAKRKDAFVPMAPRPRPPPRHPLAMGRPHRPRPRLHPLRTRAPLLPSPPHPALAPRRLNGPVKFVPALQSMSRRPPPRPLHHHHQHPRHTHHHQHPRTSGLTISGR; encoded by the coding sequence ATGGCGGTGCTGGAAGTGTCCCGACCGGCGATGCGCCGCACCCGTATCCGGCAATCCCTGCCCACCGACCACCCGCCGATCCTCGACCAGATCGCCGACCTGCTCAACCAGCTGCCCGACCCCCTGGACCTCAGCAGCGACCAGGTCGTGGGCGCCATGACCACCACCGCCGAACTACGCAACCGCTTCGACGCCTACCTCACCGACCTGGCCGGCACCGCCGACGCCACCCACATCTCCAAGAGCCTGCGCGCCGGCACCACCGGTATGCTCGTCGCCACCGCCACCGGCGCCAACCCCGCCACCGGGTCCGCGATCGTGGGCACCGCCCGAGCGTTGCGCACCCTGCCGCACGTGGCCCAGGCCTACCGCGACGGGCAGATCAGCACCCCCCACGTCCACGCCCTGCGCGAAGCCGCCACCCGCATCACCGACTTCACCGACCTCGAACCCGCGTTGGTCGAGATGGCCACCACCATCGAACCCATCGAGTTGCGCCGCATCCTCACCCTGCTCATCGGCCAGTGCCAGCCCGACCACGACCACACCAAACAACGCGACAAACGCGGCCTGTCGCTCAGCGAAACCCCCAACGGCATGTACCGCCTCGACGGCTGGCTCGATGCCATCGAAGGCCGCCGGCTACGCGACACCCTCACCGCGTTCACCGACCCCGGACTCCCCGGCGACACCCGCACCCCGACCCAGGCCCGCGCCGACGCCCTCGCCGACATCCTCGCCGCCGCCAACGCCAACACCCGCCCGTTGGGCGTGTCCGGGCTGTCCCGTCCTCGTCGACCTCGACACCTGCCCGACGGCCTCGGCGCCACCCTCGACGACGGCCACCCCATCGGCCCCGACACCTTCGACCTGCTGTCCTGCGCCACCGCCTGCGCAGTCATCTTCGGGGCGAAACGCAAGGACGCTTTCGTGCCGATGGCCCCTCGGCCGCGCCCACCGCCGCGCCACCCGCTGGCAATGGGCCGCCCTCATCGCCCGCGACCGCGGCTGCATCCGCTGCGGACGCGCGCCCCGCTTCTGCCAAGCCCACCACATCCTGCACTGGCGCCACGGCGGCTTAACGGACCTGTCAAATTTGTGCCTGCTCTGCAGTCGATGTCACGCCGACCTCCACCACGGCCACTACACCATCACCACCAACACCCACGGCACACCCACCATCACCAGCACCCGCGCACCTCCGGCCTGACGATCAGCGGTCGATGA
- a CDS encoding NAD-binding protein: protein MSTPAPVRRVAAEGPSTTAIFLVLRRMRAPLIVLVSLFAVSIFGLTLVPGQDQDGQPWRMDLFDAFYFMSYTATTIGFGEIPYPFSTAQRAWVIVSIYLSVIAWAYAIGSVLALLQDRGFREALGLQRFERQVRQLREPFVIVAGFGQAGEVVARSLDRRDRRLVILDVEPARIEALDLVAFRSDVPGLAADAGNPHELRRAGLLNKHCAGVIALTNDDQANLAITMTSALLRPDVPVVCRTMEDVLIDRISAFGSPLIIDPFNLYGDELLVALRAPRTHQLISWLTANPGDALPGVMRLPRQGRWVICGLGRFGGHLAADLVRHRIPVTAIDPAGGTRDGVEVIAGDATDPEVLARADLLNAVAFAAATDNDVTNLSPAGLRASAEPGPVHDRQAERPVRWPAVRAIVPGQHADPHPTGRPGSPGTGGRLVTVDVRAAGTCPRRRLGSGPDRPHHRVLRHPAR, encoded by the coding sequence GTGTCGACCCCGGCGCCCGTCCGGCGGGTGGCTGCCGAGGGGCCGTCGACGACGGCGATATTCCTGGTTCTGCGCAGGATGCGCGCGCCACTGATTGTCCTGGTCAGCCTGTTCGCCGTCAGCATCTTCGGCCTGACACTCGTCCCCGGGCAGGATCAGGACGGCCAGCCGTGGCGCATGGACCTGTTCGACGCCTTCTACTTCATGAGCTACACGGCCACGACCATCGGCTTCGGGGAGATCCCCTATCCCTTCAGCACCGCGCAGCGAGCCTGGGTCATCGTCTCGATCTATCTCAGTGTGATCGCCTGGGCCTATGCGATCGGTTCAGTGCTGGCGCTGCTTCAGGACCGCGGCTTCCGGGAGGCGCTGGGCCTGCAGCGCTTCGAGCGCCAGGTTCGGCAGCTGCGGGAGCCGTTCGTCATCGTGGCGGGATTCGGCCAGGCTGGCGAGGTGGTGGCGCGCAGCCTAGACCGGCGCGACCGGCGTCTCGTGATCCTTGATGTGGAACCCGCCCGGATCGAGGCGCTGGACCTCGTGGCGTTCCGGTCGGATGTCCCCGGACTGGCCGCAGACGCCGGCAACCCTCACGAACTGCGTCGCGCGGGCCTGCTGAACAAGCACTGCGCGGGGGTGATCGCGCTGACCAACGACGACCAGGCGAATCTCGCGATCACCATGACCTCGGCCCTGCTGCGACCGGACGTGCCAGTTGTCTGCCGGACGATGGAGGACGTTCTCATCGACCGGATCTCCGCGTTCGGCAGTCCGCTGATCATCGACCCCTTCAACCTCTACGGCGATGAACTGCTGGTCGCGCTGCGGGCACCTCGCACGCATCAACTCATCTCGTGGCTGACTGCCAACCCCGGCGATGCACTGCCCGGCGTGATGCGACTGCCGCGACAAGGCCGCTGGGTGATCTGCGGCTTGGGGCGGTTCGGCGGTCACCTGGCGGCCGACCTCGTGCGCCACCGGATCCCGGTCACTGCGATCGATCCAGCGGGCGGCACTCGCGACGGTGTGGAGGTCATCGCCGGGGATGCGACGGATCCGGAAGTGCTCGCCCGAGCGGATCTGCTCAACGCCGTCGCTTTTGCCGCGGCCACGGACAACGACGTGACGAACCTGTCCCCTGCTGGTCTCCGCGCGTCGGCTGAACCCGGACCTGTTCACGATCGGCAGGCAGAACGACCCGTCCGATGGCCCGCTGTTCGAGCAATTGTCCCTGGACAGCACGCTGATCCCCACCCGACTGGTCGCCCAGGAAGTCCTGGCACGGGTGGGCGACTCGTCACTGTGGACGTTCGTGCAGCAGGCACATGCCCGCGACGACGACTGGGCAGTGGCCCTGATCGACCGCATCACCGGGTGCTGCGGCACCCGGCGCGCTGA
- a CDS encoding cupin-like domain-containing protein produces MSTTDASETALSHVCSATPDVFASEVWGHRAWLSHANDLAGDITGLFSPQAADELLSTRGLRTPFLRIAKDGAVVPPARFTGSGGAGANVADQVHDDAVLRLFADGATVVLQGLHRTWAPVGELAAGLAAELGHPVQVNAYITPAQSQGFAPHYDTHDVFVLQIGGSKRWRVHEPVLLSPMPAETWQQRAAEVRARAEDSPIIDTDLQPGDCLYLPRGFVHSAVAHGETSIHLTFGIHASTERDVLEAVFEAVTERGWRTALPAGWDPGSADGMSRLAAVIEDLRDALEQADLSDVAATLADGRARQQRPEPVAPLAQAAAAVNLTADTTVRLRRWLGARWSAEGLVAAGLTVPVNPEDRAAAEVLLQGESVRVGQLPGTADGPPFALVAEWLRAGILVTDSL; encoded by the coding sequence GTGAGTACCACCGACGCATCTGAGACGGCGTTGTCACATGTGTGCTCAGCCACGCCCGATGTCTTCGCCTCCGAGGTCTGGGGGCATCGGGCGTGGCTGTCGCACGCCAACGATCTCGCCGGTGACATCACCGGTCTCTTCTCCCCGCAGGCCGCCGACGAGCTCCTCAGCACCCGGGGCCTGCGCACCCCTTTCTTGCGTATCGCCAAGGACGGCGCAGTTGTCCCTCCCGCCCGTTTCACCGGGTCCGGTGGGGCAGGCGCGAACGTGGCCGACCAGGTGCATGACGACGCTGTCTTGCGGTTGTTCGCCGATGGCGCCACGGTGGTGCTGCAGGGCCTGCACCGCACCTGGGCCCCAGTGGGAGAACTAGCCGCCGGACTGGCTGCCGAACTCGGCCACCCGGTCCAGGTGAACGCTTACATCACGCCTGCTCAGTCGCAGGGATTCGCCCCGCACTACGACACCCACGACGTCTTCGTGCTCCAGATAGGCGGCAGCAAGCGCTGGCGCGTGCACGAACCGGTCCTGCTCTCGCCGATGCCCGCAGAGACCTGGCAACAACGTGCCGCCGAGGTCCGGGCGCGAGCCGAAGACTCCCCCATCATCGACACCGACCTGCAGCCCGGTGACTGCCTGTACCTTCCGCGCGGTTTCGTGCATTCCGCCGTGGCGCACGGCGAAACCAGCATCCATCTGACCTTTGGCATCCATGCATCCACGGAACGCGACGTCCTCGAGGCCGTCTTCGAGGCGGTGACAGAGCGAGGCTGGCGTACCGCTCTGCCCGCGGGGTGGGATCCGGGCTCCGCGGACGGCATGTCCAGACTCGCGGCCGTGATCGAGGACCTACGCGATGCCCTCGAGCAGGCGGATCTGAGCGATGTCGCCGCCACGTTGGCAGACGGCCGGGCGCGGCAGCAGCGCCCCGAGCCTGTGGCGCCCCTGGCGCAGGCAGCGGCAGCCGTGAACCTGACCGCGGACACCACGGTGCGGCTGCGTCGCTGGCTCGGCGCGCGGTGGTCCGCCGAGGGGCTGGTCGCAGCCGGGCTCACGGTGCCCGTGAATCCTGAGGACCGAGCTGCGGCGGAGGTACTCCTGCAGGGCGAATCGGTCCGGGTCGGTCAACTCCCCGGCACCGCCGACGGACCGCCGTTCGCGCTTGTCGCCGAGTGGCTGCGCGCGGGCATCCTGGTCACGGACTCCTTGTGA
- a CDS encoding YwiC-like family protein, protein MSATTGVRGQARTARRLAIPGQHGAWAFLVIPLVLGFVITGWSAPAAVFSVAWVLAYPASYYLGRAVVIRWRRGTWSRLAKRELHDAVPWVVLAGVPSLVLLVLRPWLIWVGVVLAVLWAVSVWLTRAGHERGAGNDLLLVAQAAIAVPLFWAIATDTPDLGIGDPAAAQAWLAAFICLVFFTGSVLHVKSLIREADDRRWAIASRGFHVAALAMGLISPWLLLPFGVAAVRAFAVPTGSRPAVIGAVEIVVSVLVVVGAALALG, encoded by the coding sequence GTGAGCGCGACCACCGGAGTGCGCGGGCAGGCGCGGACCGCACGGCGCCTGGCGATCCCCGGCCAGCACGGGGCATGGGCTTTCCTGGTCATCCCGTTGGTGCTCGGCTTCGTCATTACCGGGTGGTCGGCACCTGCAGCGGTGTTCTCGGTCGCCTGGGTGCTGGCGTACCCGGCCAGCTACTACCTCGGACGAGCCGTGGTCATCCGCTGGCGCCGCGGGACCTGGTCCCGGTTGGCCAAACGCGAGTTGCACGACGCGGTCCCGTGGGTAGTGCTGGCAGGGGTCCCGTCGCTGGTCCTGCTGGTGCTGCGGCCCTGGTTGATCTGGGTCGGGGTGGTTCTCGCAGTGCTGTGGGCGGTCAGCGTGTGGTTGACCCGCGCCGGCCATGAGCGGGGCGCCGGCAACGACCTGCTGCTCGTGGCGCAGGCCGCGATCGCGGTGCCGCTGTTCTGGGCGATCGCCACCGACACCCCGGACCTGGGCATCGGGGACCCCGCCGCGGCGCAGGCATGGCTGGCCGCCTTCATCTGCCTGGTCTTCTTCACCGGTTCGGTGCTGCACGTGAAGTCCTTGATCCGGGAGGCCGACGACCGGCGCTGGGCCATCGCCTCGCGCGGATTCCACGTGGCGGCCCTGGCGATGGGGCTGATCTCGCCGTGGCTGCTCCTGCCGTTCGGCGTCGCGGCGGTGCGAGCCTTCGCCGTGCCCACGGGCAGTCGTCCGGCGGTCATCGGCGCCGTGGAGATCGTGGTGTCGGTCCTCGTCGTGGTGGGGGCGGCGCTGGCGCTGGGATGA
- the narI gene encoding respiratory nitrate reductase subunit gamma, producing the protein MTTAGILLWDVLPYVTMAVFVVGMIWRYRYDRFGWTTRSSQLYERKLIRIASPLFHFGILAVLMGHVMGLLVPEAWTNALGVSEGTYHFFAVLLGAFAGAATLIGIALLVYRRRTVGPVFAATTKNDKTMYIFLVAAICLGVVATLAGAGVLGEGHNYREDVSVWFRSLFYLDPQGQLMADAPLAFRIHALAGMALFIVWPFTRLVHAFSAPFGYAFRPYIVYRDRGPHDAGNRQPRRGWEKVGGP; encoded by the coding sequence ATGACCACCGCCGGCATCCTGCTGTGGGATGTCCTGCCATACGTGACCATGGCGGTCTTCGTGGTGGGCATGATCTGGCGCTACCGGTACGACAGGTTCGGCTGGACCACCCGGTCCAGCCAGCTGTACGAGCGCAAGCTGATCCGGATCGCCAGCCCGCTGTTCCACTTCGGCATCCTGGCGGTACTGATGGGCCACGTGATGGGTCTGCTCGTCCCCGAAGCGTGGACGAACGCGCTGGGGGTCTCGGAGGGGACGTACCACTTCTTCGCGGTGCTCCTCGGTGCCTTCGCCGGCGCCGCGACCCTGATCGGGATCGCGCTGCTGGTCTACCGCCGGCGCACGGTCGGGCCGGTCTTCGCCGCAACGACCAAGAACGACAAGACGATGTACATCTTCCTCGTCGCCGCCATCTGCCTCGGGGTGGTCGCCACCCTGGCCGGGGCCGGAGTCCTCGGTGAGGGGCACAACTACCGCGAGGACGTCTCGGTGTGGTTCCGGTCGCTGTTCTACCTCGACCCACAAGGCCAGTTGATGGCCGATGCGCCGCTGGCGTTCCGGATCCACGCGCTGGCCGGCATGGCGCTGTTCATCGTGTGGCCGTTCACGCGACTGGTGCACGCGTTCAGCGCTCCGTTCGGATACGCGTTCCGCCCGTACATCGTGTACCGCGACCGCGGGCCGCACGACGCCGGCAACCGGCAGCCGCGCCGTGGTTGGGAGAAAGTCGGAGGGCCGTGA